The DNA window GACGATGCGAGCGTCAGCGATACCGGCGGTGTAGCTGCCCACCAGTACGCCGATGATAGTGAGGACCCCGTCAAACGCGTTCATGGCGAAGTAGCGACGGGCTATCTCGCCTACGTCGGCAAGAGCGCTTAGCTCACGGACCTGCTCGACCCGAAGGGACAAACGTCTGAGTGGACTCATACTCCCCTATGTTGCGCCCGTTGCAGCTAACCCTGGTAAGGATCTTGGGGCGTGGACGCGTCGTCAATGATAGAACGGCCGGCGACCACTTCGTCTATCGAGTGGATGGTGGCCCCGTCGTCGCGGATCCGCTGTACGACCTGCTGAAAGTCTATCGAGGCGCCTTCGATGGTGATCTTGGCGTTCTCGACCTGGAGGTCCATCTCGTAGATGGAGATGTTCACCGCTTCGACGCCGGGCAGGTCGCTCAGTTGCACGGCCATTTCCACGATGTTGGGCACGTGCGGCTTGAGCGTGTCGAGCACTAACCGCCTTATGGCTCCCATTCGCGTCTCTTCCGTTCATTGGTAGGTGCGAGCTCAGGATCGGCAGGACGAGCGGATTCAGGCAACGCTCGTACGGGGCAGGCCCGCATGTTGGCGATGCCCAATCCCCTTTGAAAAGTGAGTGCCGCCAGGCGCGGTAAGCGCACGGAGGCAGGGCGGGGGTAGGTGCGCGCACACGTCGGAGCAGGGTGTACCCGGAATGCTATCAGGCCTTGCTCTCGCAGTCTGGGCGCAGCCAAGGACCTGAGCGGCCGTGCTGGTGGGAATCCGTGCCCCCGATCCCGAGCTGCTACGTTAGCGGGGCCGAGGCGAGGAGACAGGCTGTGCTGGGGCGAAGCGCGCGCCACCCGGCGCCAGGTCGCGCGGGCGCGTAGGCCAACCGCTTCGAGGGCGCGGCCACTCGAATGCCGTGTCTCTTGTGAGGGACCACTCAGGAGCAGGTCGTACGAGGCCCTGGAGTTCGCACCCGATTGGTTGGAGGAAAGCGCCCCTATCAGTCTACGCTTCGCCCGCCAACTAGAGGGCGGTTCGTCCATCTCCACTCCTGGGGTACCGTACCGGCACCCACACGCGACCCCGCTCTGAGCCCGGGTCGCTGGGCCATGCTGACACCTATCAGCATACCCGCAAACCGAGGAGCCTGCAACCGAACGGGGGAGCGTTGCTCAAGCGATGCGGGTGGCGGGGCCGGTGGCTGCTGATGGTAGAGGAACGGACAGGTGAATGGCGCTATACTGGCCAGGGCGCGAGTCGAGGCCGACCGTGCCACCCAGGGCGCTCACGTCCTCGGCCACTACCGTCAGGCCCACCCCGTTGCCCGAAAGACCGTCAGGCTCGGTCCTGGTGGACAGGCCGGGGATGAGGGCCAGGAGGGCTGCTTCGGTGTCGGAAATGCAGGCAGCCCTTTCAGGGCTAAGTGCCCCGGAGGATATGGCGGTCGAGCGGAGAGCGTTGACGTCGAAGCCCGAGCCGTCGTCCTTCACCGTCAGGTGTAGCCAGCCGTCCCGCACCGTGGCAGCGATGGTTATGCAGCCCTCTTCTGGCTTGCCTGCTGCCACTCGCGCCTCTGGCGACTCGATCCCATGAGCTACGGCGTTGCGCAGGAGGTGCAAGAGCCCGGGGCGGAGGACCTGAAGCAGGGGCTTGTCGACCTCGACGTTGTCGACTTCCAGCCGCACCCGGGCCAGCTTGCCCTGGCTGGCTGCCATCTCCCGAACCGCTCCGACGGTGGGCAGCAGGAACGCCCTCAGGCTGGCGAAACGGTGGCGGTGCAGGGCGTGGGTCAGCTTCTCTCCGGAGATCAGCAAAGCCGAGACCAAAGCATCAAGCCGCTCGTCACCAGGAGGCAGCAGGTCCCGTAAGCGATGCAGGAGACGGTTCAGGTTGTTGCCGATCTGCGCCACTTCTGCGAGCTCGGCTGGCGCCAGCTGGGCAGTGGGCTCGAGCCTTCTACTGGGAAGACGATCGGGCTCCTGCCGCCGGCGTCGGGTCGAGGGACCAGCCAGCACCGGCGCGAGGGCGGCAGGGGCGGCCTCCACCTGAGCGCGCATCTGGTGGGCGATCTCCCTTGCGGACTGGGAGAGGTCCTCTGTCGCTCCCTGATGCAGGGCCTGCAGAACGGAGAGGCCACGGCGCGTCAGCACCTGAGCCTCCCGGTCTAGTGAAATGCGCTCCTGCCAAATTGCCCTCAAATAGCGCTCTAGCTCTTCGGCGAACTCAGCCTGGGGTCGGCGCCCGGCGAACGCCATCAGGCTCTTGTAGGAGTGGACGGAACGCAGAAGTTGCCCTACAGGCTCTGCTTCGGCGGTCTCGTATACGGCGTCGCCCTGCTCCTTGGCCTCGCGGAGCACCAGAGCCGCCTCGGCCAGCAGGTCCTCGACATGGGCCCCACTAGCCCCTGCAGGGGGCTGGTCGTTGCTTTCGACGGTCGGGATCCTTCGCGGTTCGGGCATCCCTAGCGGGTCTCCTGATTGGCGACGAGACTGCTCTAGACGGCTCGTGCGACGTTCTGGGACGGATGGACTGGCCGCGCCCGACGGAGCAGACTGTCGGCGAAGGCGGCTATGGCCCTGGCTGCCGGGGTGCGGGGCGCCGAGACCACCACAGGCACGCCCCGGTTGATGGCGTCAACGAAGGCCCGGCCTTCGTATGGAATGGTGAGCTCGATCCTGCGGCCCACCGCGGCGGCGATGTCCTCGTTGGCCAGAGGTCTGGCCGCGAACACCTGGCTCACCACCAACGCCAGGCCGTCGGCTGGAAATCCGAGAGACTCCAGCGTCTCAAAGGCTGACGCTGCCGCCTTGACGCCGGCCATCTCCGGTGTGGTCAGCACCAGGACAGCATCGCAGAGCTCGAAGGCGGCCAGGTTCGGGTCGGCGAACCCGGGAGAGAGGTCCAGAATCACGAACGCGAAGGAGCGCCGCAAGTGTTCTAGAACGGCCCGTGTCCCTTCGGCAGTGACCAGCGGAGCCGAAGCGGGCGACAGGGGAGCGGCCAGGACGCGTACGCCCAGCCGGGTGTCGGTTAGGTGGGCGAGTAGGACGTCGGGCTCGAACGAGGAGCCGTACCGGGTGACCAGTTGGTCTATGGTGTGCACGGGACGCGCGTCCAGCATGAGAGCCAGGTGTCCGGATTCCAGCGCTAGGTCGCAGGCTGCTACGGTGTGTTCGCCGGACGCGGCTGCAAGCGCGGCAGCGAGGTTGGCGGCCAACGAGGACTTGCCTGAGCCGCCCCGCAAACCGAAGACTGCTAGCACGGTGCCCTGGCGTTCCTCGCCCTGGAAGCCCGATGTAGGCCGGGCGCGGGCCAGCAGGGCGCGGATGCGAGCTAGCAGCTCGGGTGCCTCAAAGGGCTTCACCACGTAGTCGTCCGCCCCGGCCTCGAAGCCTTTGATCTTGTCCTCGACGGTGTTCCGGGCGGTGAGGATGACTATCGGAATCCCGGCGGTTCGGGGGTCGGCGCGGAGACGGCGGGTGAGCTCGAACCCGTCCAGGCCGGGCATCATAACATCGATGACGAACAGATCAGGGAGCGTGTGGGAGGTGAGGTCGAGCGCCTGCTGGCCGGAGGAGGCCACGGTGGGTCGGTATCCGGCGGTCTCGAGATGGGTGGCCACGAGCTTGGCCACGCTGGCGGTATCCTCGACCACCATGATGCGTTCGCCGGGCAATTGCTCCCTCCGACGGGTCTCAGCTGTGTGTTGGAGTGGCCCTCAGGGTGAGGGCTAGCCCACTGCCCGCCCCGCCAGCAAGGGGAAGGGCGGAGTCAACTCCCCTCATTATCGTGTGATTCGGGCTCGCACTTCAGGCCCGCGCCCGTGATTATTGCGTAAAGATGCGGGCGCTGTCGGCACGGGGCTCATACGAGAGCACCGGGAGAGCCGCCTCTCCCGGTGCGCCACTGAGCGAACGGTAGGGCCGGCTGAGGCTAACCGGCTTCAGCTTCCTTCTCTCGCTTGGCCTCGGCGATCACCTGCTCTGCCACGTGTGAGGGAACGGGATCGTAGTGCGAGAACTCCATGGT is part of the Anaerolineae bacterium genome and encodes:
- a CDS encoding DUF211 domain-containing protein, producing MGAIRRLVLDTLKPHVPNIVEMAVQLSDLPGVEAVNISIYEMDLQVENAKITIEGASIDFQQVVQRIRDDGATIHSIDEVVAGRSIIDDASTPQDPYQG
- a CDS encoding response regulator, with amino-acid sequence MVVEDTASVAKLVATHLETAGYRPTVASSGQQALDLTSHTLPDLFVIDVMMPGLDGFELTRRLRADPRTAGIPIVILTARNTVEDKIKGFEAGADDYVVKPFEAPELLARIRALLARARPTSGFQGEERQGTVLAVFGLRGGSGKSSLAANLAAALAAASGEHTVAACDLALESGHLALMLDARPVHTIDQLVTRYGSSFEPDVLLAHLTDTRLGVRVLAAPLSPASAPLVTAEGTRAVLEHLRRSFAFVILDLSPGFADPNLAAFELCDAVLVLTTPEMAGVKAAASAFETLESLGFPADGLALVVSQVFAARPLANEDIAAAVGRRIELTIPYEGRAFVDAINRGVPVVVSAPRTPAARAIAAFADSLLRRARPVHPSQNVARAV